The following proteins come from a genomic window of Ursus arctos isolate Adak ecotype North America unplaced genomic scaffold, UrsArc2.0 scaffold_12, whole genome shotgun sequence:
- the S100A10 gene encoding protein S100-A10 — protein sequence MPSQMEHAMETMMFTFHKFAGDKGYLTKEDLRVLMEKEFPGFLENQKDPLAVDKIMKDLDQCRDGRVGFQSFFSLIAGLTIACNDYFVIHMKQKGKK from the exons ATGCCGTCTCAAATGGAACACGCCATGGAAACCATGATGTTCACGTTTCACAAGTTTGCTGGGGATAAAGGCTACTTAACAAAGGAGGACCTGAGAGTGCTCATGGAAAAGGAGTTCCCTGGATTTTTGGAA aatCAAAAAGACCCTCTGGCCGTGGACAAAATAATGAAGGACCTAGACCAGTGCCGAGACGGCAGAGTGGGCTTTCAGAGCTTCTTCTCGCTAATCGCTGGGCTCACCATCGCGTGCAATGACTATTTTGTAATACACATgaagcagaagggaaagaagtAG